One Catharus ustulatus isolate bCatUst1 chromosome 2, bCatUst1.pri.v2, whole genome shotgun sequence genomic window carries:
- the C2H13orf42 gene encoding uncharacterized protein C13orf42 homolog has product MFKKIHSIFQPNSQRRTVTDDIPYCDGAASAVRLIRSTSMYVLGGEQEKVSEPLKKCRSTTSIDSCFQPKEEDRDWMYSKTQDCLKYLQDLLALRKKYLENINNLKSMRMAADSPASTRSSKTGKKSFLPLPSRESSKASIERKGPQSNSDVREAIAFFDSVIADLDSERGRRVPDVDLPNADVDFDVATSTSEHSLHSNWILRAPRRYSQDTAQAAKAANQSQRNSQRRTTGSRKRLERHPMYLPKAVEGAYSTLKFKPKTRKKEC; this is encoded by the exons ATGTTCAAAAAGATCCATTCTATATTTCAACCCAACTCCCAGAGAAGAACCGTGACCGATGACATCCCTTACTGTGATGGCGCAGCCTCTGCAGTGAGACTGATCCGCAGCACTTCTATGTATGTACTTGGAGGTGAGCAGGAAAAAGTTAGTGAACCactaaaaaaatgcagaagtacAACCAGCATCGACTCTTGCTTTCAGCCAAAAGAGGAAGACAGAGACTGGATGTACTCTAAAACTCAGGACTGCTTGAAGTACCTACAGGATCTGCTAGCCTTGAGGAAGAAATACCTTGAAAACATCAATAACTTGAAATCCATGCGTATGGCTGCGGATTCTCCAGCATCCACAAGATCAtccaaaactggaaaaaagtCATTTCTTCCACTTCCTTCCAGAGAGTCTTCTAAG GCATCCATAGAAAGAAAAGGCCCACAGTCCAATTCAGATGTAAGAGAAGCAATAGCTTTCTTTGACTCAGTCATTGCAGACCTGGATTCAGAGAGGGGGCGGAGAGTTCCTGACGTGGATCTGCCAAATGCGGATGTTGATTTTGATG TTGCTACCAGTACGAGCGAGCACAGTTTGCATTCAAACTGGATCCTTCGTGCTCCCCGGAGATACTCACAAGACACTGCCCAAGCAGCTAAGGCTGCAAACCAGTCTCAAAGAAACAGTCAGCGGAGAACCACTGGCTCTAGAAAGAGGTTGGAAAGGCATCCCATGTATTTGCCCAAAGCTGTGGAAGGGGCATACAGCACTTTAAAATTTAAGCCTAAAACACGCAAGAAAGAATGTTGA